In Theobroma cacao cultivar B97-61/B2 chromosome 7, Criollo_cocoa_genome_V2, whole genome shotgun sequence, the genomic window TGCTGCTGTGGTGGAGGCACTGGTGTGACGATAGGCTCTGGGAAATGCCGGTACACACTTAGGCTAATTTCAGTGCAAGCTACGCAAGCAGTTCTACCCCGAGTATGCCATGGATGAGGCGAGGGGAAAGCTGAGCCTGTTGGTCCAAAAAGGTGATGTTCGAAAATATGTTCGGGAATTTAGTGAGCTGGCCTTGCAAGTGGGAGATTTGGGGGAAAGGGAGGCCTTCTTCACCTTCATGGACAGCTTGAAGCCGTGGGCTAAGCAAGAGCTGCAGCGTAGGTGTGTGCAAGACCTCACGCATGCCATGGAAATGACCGAGAGCTTGATTGACTACTCTCACTCAGATAAAGATAAAGCGACACTAGCCAAGCCAAAGGATAAGGGCAAGGGCTAAGCAGACAAGGGCAAACAGCCTCAAGACAAGAACAGTGGTGATGGCAAGCCATAGTTAAAGTGGAAAAGCAAGTCCACATGGAAGGGGAAGCCTTCCGGCAACAAAGAGGACAAACCCAAGAACTATTTCTTATGTGATGGACCTCATTGGGTGAGATACTACCCTAAGCAATCCAAGTTAGTGGCAATTTCTTCGGAAGGGGAGCAGTAAACGATCGAGACAGTAAAGTTGGGCTCAATGTTGTTAAGGGCAGTAAACAAGGCGGGTAAACGAGCCAAGGGGCTCATGTATGCAGACTTGCTTGTGGCGGGCCAGTAAGTAGAAGCCTTGGTGGACACGGACGCGTCTGACTTATTTGTGTCTGAGCAAGCTGCTGCTAAGTTGGGCATCAAAACGGATAATGCTGGCGGATGGGTGAAGACCATTAACTCTAAACGGGTGCGCACAAAAGGCATTGCCAATGAGGTGGATGTACAACTAAGGTAATGGCATGGGGCGAAAGATATTGAGGTGATCCCCATGGATGATTATGAGGTAGTTGTAGGGCTCGAATTCTTGGAACGGATTCAAGCCATACCTATTCCACACAGTGATTGTCTGTGCATTCTAGACCCAAAGCGGCAATGCATGGTGCCGGTTAAATTGGGGCAGCCCAGCCGACTAAAACCCTGTCCGCCATACAGCTAGCCAAGGGTGTGCACAAGGGCGAGCAGACCTTTGTTCGTCGTACTGAGCTTAGAGGACACCCCTGGTAGTGTAGTGAGGCTTCAGTTGAGATGCTAAAAGTGTTAGAAGAGTTCCACAATGTGATGCCTCCCCAATTGCCGAGTCGATTGCTGCCCACCCTTGAGGTGGACCATCACATTGAGCTAGTGCCAAGGGCACAACCACTAGTGAGAATGCCCTATCAGATGGCCCCTCCCGAGTTGGCAGAGTTGAGGAAACAATTAGGGCAGCTCATTGATGCCAGGTTTATTAGGCCATTTAAGTCTCCATTCGGTGCCCCAGTCTTATTTCAAAAGAAGTATGATGGCTCACTAAGATTATGCATCAATTATCGGGTGTTAAACAAGCTGACAGTGAAAAACAAGTACCCAATTCCCTTCATTGTGGATCTATTCGACTAGCTAGGTAGTGCACACTGGTTTTCGAAGTTGGATTTACAATCGGGCTATTATCAAGTCTTACTAGTAACAGGGGACATAGCCAAGACAGTGTGTGTCTCTCGGTATGGATCGTATGAATTCTTGGTTATGCCATTCGAATTGACCAATGCACCCGCAACCTTCTGCACGTTAATGAACAAGGTATTACAGCCCTTTCTTGAGAAATTTGTTGTGGTATACCTTAATGACATTGTAGTGTATAGCCACACCTTGCATAAGCATATAAAGCATCTAAGGCGAGTCTTTGAGGATTTAAGGCAGCATGAGCTATatgtgaagaaagaaaaatgctGCTTTAGGTTGCACGAGATGGCATTTTTAGGGCATATTGTGGGAGATGGTAAAATTTGAATGGATCCTTCTAAAGTCAATGCTATCCGAAAGTGAGAGTTGCCCACCAAGGTAAAGGAGTTGCGATCTTTCTTAGGGCTGGCCAACTATTATCGCAGATTCATTGAGGGGTATTTTGCCATCATCGCGCCACTCACCGATATGTTGAAAAAAACCAAAGTGTGGGCGTGGGATGCAGTGAGCCAAGCGGTATTTCAGCGACTAAAGTAAGCAGTGTGCGAACAACCAGTCCTAGCACTACCGAACCACATTCTGCCCTATGAAGTGCACACAAATGCTAGTGATTTTGCCATCGGTGGGGTGTTGATGCAGTTCGAGCACCCGATTGCCTATAAGAGTAGCAAGTTGAATGACACCGAGTGGCGGTACACGGTGCAGGAGAAAGAGATGACTGCTATGGTTCATTGCCTGCGCACTTGGCGACATTACTTACTGAGGGCTAAGTTTGTGGTATGAACGGACAACGTGGCCACATCATATTCCCAAAGCCAGAAGAAATTGAGCTCAAAGCAGGCTATGTGGTAAGATTTTCTAGCGAAATTCGACTATGAGCTTGAGTATAAGCCAGGCCGGGCTAACTTAGTGGTTGACGAGCTAAGCAGAAATGTCACGCTAGCGGCCATCAGTGAGGTGCGGCTAGAGCTGCTGCCACACATTAGAGAGAGCATGGCATAAGACCCCACTACGTAATCCATCCTAGAGCATGCCAAAGTAGGAAAGACTAGGTGGTTTTGGGATAGCGATGGGCTAGTGTACACCAAGAGTAACAGGCTGTATGTGCCGCAGCATGGGGGCTTGCGAAATATGCTATTGAAAGAATGCCACGATAGTCGATGATCGGGGCACTAGGGGGTGCATCGGACTCTAGCATTGCTTGGTGCAAACTATTATTGGCCTCGGTTGGAAGATGATGTCGAGGGCTATGTCTGGACGTGCTTGGTGTGCCAACAAGATAAAATAGAGCAACAAAGGCTGAAGGGGCTACTTAACCCACTACCGATCCAGATAAGCTGTGGGACAGCGTGAGCCTAGACTTTATCATGGGGCTACCCAAGGCTGATGGGTTTGGCAGTATCATGGTGGTGGTAGACAGATTCTTCAAGTATGCCATCTTCATACCAGCCACTAAAGAGTGTTCGGCAAAGAAAGCGGCCAAGCTATTCTTCAAACATGTGGTAAAGTATTAGGGCATGCCACAAGCTATAATTAGTGACCAAGATGGTCGCTTCACTAGGAAATTCTGGATTGAGTTGTTCCAACTGCTGTGGTCGGAGCTATGCTTCACCACTAGCAACCACCCACAGACTAACAAGCAGACCGAGCCGGTGAGTGCGTTGCTAGAACTCTACTTGCGACACTTTGTGCGCTACACACAGACAGACTGGCGGAGGTGACTCGACATGGTCCAATTCTCCCACAACCTGCAGCAGAGTGAGTCCATTAGCCAGAGCCCATTCGAGATAGTGATGGGGCACCAAAGGTGCACTCCCAGCACCATTGCCACTAGCTACACAGGTTTCGTGCCAGCCGCCTACAAAACTGCCAAGAGTTGGGTGGAGTAGCGGGACTTGGCACGGGCATGTCTCCACAAGGTTGCCAAGAAGGCCAAAAAGTGGGCTGACCAGACTAAACGTGAGGCTCATTTCAACGAGGGGGACATGGTGATGGTGAAGCTACACTTGGTCTTGAAGAACACAGGGCTTGCATAAAGGCCTTGTTCGGAGGTACGAGGGGCCATATCAAATGGTTAAGAGGATCGGCCAAGTAGCGTACAAGCTGGACATGCCGCCCAAGCCAAAGGTGCACCCGGTGTTCCATGTGAGCATGTTAAAGCCCTATCACAGGGATGAGGGTGATCCTAGCCGAGGGGTGAGCCGCAGGGCTTCATTAGGTGTTCGAGCAGCATACAACAGAGAAGTGGAGGAAGTGTTGGCAGATAGGGTACTAAGGTGACAGCACCACATGCCCCAACATCAGTACCTAGTGAGATGAAAGGGACTACCTAAGAGTGAAGCTAGTTGGGAGTCCGTGGAGGACCTATGGCAGTTCCAAGATCGGATAGACGTCTTCCACATGGCAGCGAGGACGCTACTAGCTTAGGTGGGGAAGGGTATCACAAAGCACGGTTCAGAACTGTAGAGGAGGCCCGGAGGTGTGGCGGAGTGCCGGTACATAGGGAACATTGCTGGGAGAGAACCCCCACTAGGGTGTACTAGACAGGAGCAAGCTACTAGCAGGGGTGCAGAACACAAGCCCCTAGGCGAGCTAGCTTGCAAAGCCTTAGATAGACAGCCTATGTGCAGCCCAAACTAGCCTAGGCACCCAACTCCCAAGCAGCCTGCCTGTGCCTAGCCCAGACACTCAAGCCCGCTACTGTAGCACCTGTATTGCTTGAACAGCCCAAAATTACCCAAAATGTACAGTTTTTTCGCCAAAAGCTATCTTATCAGCTAATTTGGCTTTGAAGAGAATTTTTGGAGGGAAAACACACTATAAATACCTCTTGTAAATTTTATACAGTAGACAATTAATGAAATACACTCTATTTCACTCTCAAACTCCCTAGTTCTCTTTTCCACTCTTCTCATTTCAATCTTTTACTTGTGTATTTGCTAGCCAAGGCCATTTTCTGCTTGTTTGTGTGCGCGTGCATTGTCCAGAGTGCTTGTGAGGGTGCTGTGAGCTTGCCAATCGAAAGCCTTGTGCTAGGCGTGTGTGCTGATTGTGCTGGATGAGTGTGCGAGGGTGCACTAGGGGTTGAGGCCTTGCGTGTGGGTTGGTAAGTTGCATTGCATCTTTGCATTATTGTGTGCTCTTGGTCCTAGTGGCCTTAAGAAATCAACTGCTAAGCATCCATAAGCTGACTTGGATTCAAAGGTCGAGTTAAGGGTGAGCCCAAAGTCGTACGGTTGGATAGTCTAGAGAACCCCCACGTGACAATGGGATGTTGATATTTGCTATTTGTATAGGATAGATGATAGCAATTCCGTTTGAAACGGAATTAAGACTGAATACCTTATGTAAGCCAATCAAACTCTATAAATCATTGCGCTTTACATTCATTCGGCCGTCCAAACAGAACATGAAACAGGGTGGACGGAATCACCCGCTAAGCTGAAAAGTAACATCCAAACCAAGCCCTCCAGGCTCCAGGATTGTTAAACATGCGGCAGCTTCAAGCCCGCCTTATCAAGTCACTCTCTTTTTCTCGCCTGCCACCGCCAGCaccctcctcctcctcctccacCTCTATCCTTCAGCGTGTTGCTTCTTCTCAACCCAAAGGTCGTTAGGTCACGCTTCTCAAATGGGTTTCTTCAGATACACAAGTCTGCGCATTGCTTTTCTATGCAAagttatatttcaattttgctGTAACCGCTTTCTCTGGAAATTTGGCttcttgttttaattaaagatgcaatctttttttaaatatttcataagCTTTTTTAAATTTGGGAGAAAGAGAGGAGTAACGGCTGATTTCTACGTGTTCAAAACCGTATTGGGATGTTTAGATGTAATGTGGAAAATGACTTGCCTCGTTCATGCATctttgctttattttcttagaaatCCATCATATTGATTAGGGCCCATTGTGGGGAATGGCCATGGTTATCAACACGTCAGTTCCAACAAGACATTTCTTTCAACAAGATAGAATGGTCAGTGAGGATTGTTCAGTCAGTTCTGATTGCTTGTAAGTGATATTAAAGCCAGAGAAACAGTAAAGCAGGTTATAAGCTCATCAAACATTCTTTTCTTTACCACTATTATAATGTTATCGCTTTCCTTCTTGATTCTTTCTAGGGTAAAATGGTGGTTAgattaaattgtgtcaatttgtCATCAATAACATTTTCATCCTAAATCCATCATTTTAGGACGATGGAAGGAACTGGAAACCAAAATGGAGCAATTTAATGACAATGAAACATTTCAGGGCATGCCTCTCTAACCTTTCTCTCTTCACCATATGCCCTTAGAATTTACTCAAAGGAATGTGTTAGCTTATACGAATATTAGAAGATCATTTATGTAGTTTAAAGAGATTAGAAGGGTTGTGGTTAgtctattttcattttcttggtAATTGGGCTTTGTCCCTCCTTATATTTAAGCTTATGTAATATCAGAAAAGTTTCACGAAAGTGTTTCTGACATTCTTTAATGATGTCCAATCTGCATTAGATTCCTGTGTCATGTGCTGGATTGCTGTCTCATTGTTATGCTCTGCCTTACTTGAGAAAACTGACACATAAAGAACTCATGCTTAGGGTTAGTcgattgattttaaattacttaatcttattgtaattattttggCTTTGATAGGGGTTGCAAAGGTTGTTCTGAAGAAGGGGAAGACACAACTGTTTAAAAATGGAAGCCCAATGGTTTACAGCAGAGCAGTTGATAGAATAATTGGTAGACCGCCACCTAAGACTGGAGATATTGTGCTGGTAGCTGATGGGACAGAAACACCTATTGGATGGGGCCTGTATAATTCAGTTTCTATGTTCTGCGTTCGGCTCATGCAGCTAGAAGAGGAAGCAACAAGGTAGTTATTCAAAGAAGGGCAGGGTCTTGCAGTTGGTTTAACTTACTCCACAAGGCAATTAACCTCCTTAAATTATGCCACACAGAGATCCTTCTTGTGCACTGGACATGGAGAAGCTGCTTGAAACTAGAATCAATGCAGCTATAGAGTTACGTCGAGGATTAGGTCTTCCTTCAGCCACTACGAATGCATACCGTCTTGTCAATAGTGAAGGAGACAGGTAACTGTAATCATGAATTATACTCGTTGATTCAAGATTTAGAAGGGAATGGCATTTGATCAAATGATGTTCATCACAAACAAACAGATATATGCACAAATAAGTTTTCTCTTAGTTGGATTTACAAGCTGGTTAGTTGGATAGATAGCATAGTGGGATTTTAGGGTGTTTAGGGTGGTTTCCTTTCTGAAAGTGTACAGGGAATTCGACAAGGAGAGAATTTTGTAATGGTATACCCCTGGTTGTTGGGGCATAACCTTGCAAAATTGTTGTAAGTGGTGAACTCAGGTTCTCCCTTTCTTcaattcaaatgaaatttcaagaaaaagatagCATAGTGGGATTGGGAAACAGGTTATGGGGCTTATAAGTAAATCAATGTATTTTTTTAGACAGCTAGATTATTGATTTCTGTTTTATTAGAAAGCTATTAAAAGGGGAAATGAGATATCCCACTGGTATCAAAACTATGATGCTGCACCAATAAGAAACAAGAAAcaagaaacagaaaaaagaaaaaaaaaagaagaaagaagaagaaaattataaaacgcATTAAATGGTCCACAGTTTGTTTCTCTGTATGTCTGAGGGCCAGCCACTATTTCTCATAATCCATTTCTGATTCCAACCAAACTGTTTCTGGATgcttattttcttatttgcaAATTGGATGTTACTGCTTCACTGTAGATTGTCAGGATTAATTGTCGATGTCTTTGGAGATTTAGCAGTAGTAGCGTCATCTGCTGCTTGGGTTGAGAAGTACAAATCACAAGTAGAAGCATGCATCAGTAGCATTGATGAAATTAATCATATACACTGGAGACCCtctattgaaattttaaaagaagaaggaatggATGCATCAGATCTGAAAGAGTTGCATCCATCCACTTGTCCCCAAAGAACAAAGGTAGGAAGCCCTTGAAATATTGCACACTGAACATGTTGAAAGGGTTCTGATGCACATTCTTTATCCATATCAATTGAAATCTATAAAGTCTGAGCTTGAAGTTTGAGGATTATCCCTCCAGGATCGTATCTCATTTAttaaatgaagagaaatattAGATTTCATTCTTTCCCAATTGATGAAATGCCATTTTGCTTGATAAGTGACTGTGATCACCCTTTTACTTGGGGTCTTTGAAATGCTTTTTACAGAATCTGCTTTATGTTTgtgacttttttcttttatgccATTGTTTAACATGCATCTTATGAGGTGTCATGCTACTTCTATATGGCAGGTTCTGGAAAATGGGATTTCTTATTCAATCTCATTGGAGGGTCAGAAGACAGGATTTTATGCTGATCAGCGTGAAAATCGTAAATTCTTATCAACAATTTCACATGGTCGGAAAGTTCTAGATATTTGCTGCTACGGTGGTGGTTTTGCTCTAAACGCAGCAAAAGGAGGTGCCACGAGTATTACTGGTATTTAACtgctaaaatttttatttatactttgCAAAATGCCTACTTGTATTGCTAATAATTTTGGCTAATATAGAGTTGTCATACATGCCTTGTGCAAATGCATATTTGTAATAACCCAAAAATTAAAGGGGCAATTACTGGCTTGTACATAATGAAACATGCatagattttgaaattaatttgtCAAGGATTTTCTAGAAAACAGACTAATAATAGCCAAAGGTCACTTTAtgtgaaaatttgtaaagcaGAACTATCAGAACCTTGTATTAGTGGATTCATTACAGGTGGGAATGTGATTTCTTATCCAAATTTGGTCATTTCCCTTACCtacttcaaattttgtattttatgtTTCTTGTAATATCAGTATTTGATCATAGACCTAGCTTTTGCCTCTTTTCTTTGCCAAATAGCTGAATTTCTGAACATGTTAAAGAATGTGGCAATAAACTAGGAGTCGTGGAAGAAGATTCTTGTAGCTGGTTGGGAATTAAAGTTTAGTTAAGTTGAATTGAGTTGCCTCATTCCTTATTGAGATCAAAATTTGTGGTTGAACTTTTTTATGAGGAAAGCTGGTAACTTCTTCAACTTTTGAAATTTCTGAATGAGCCAGCAGATCCCTCTTGACCTAAAGTTGTATTCAATATTAAGTATCTCCTCATAAAGCTCATTTAAGcaagaaaacttaaaatctttttctgaaTGATTGTAGATATTTTCAGGGACTATTTATGTGATCCTGCCTTATATTCTATCAGGTGTTGACACATCATTGCCCGCATTAGAGATAGCCAGAGAAAATATTGCTCTTAACTATCTGGACCCTGAAAAGATTTCATTTTTGAGAGAAGATGCAAATGAATTTATGAAGGGTGCTCTTTCTAGAAATGAATCCTGGGATATAGTTATTATTGATCCTCCAAAATTAGCCCCAAGCAGAAAGGTATTAAACAATGTATTTAACATTTAGCACAATCTAAACTTCTCATGGGTAACTTTGGAAACTGACTTGTTCCAAGGTGAAGAAATTTTACGTGCTCTGCATCTGTATGCACATTCATGCAGACAGTCTAATTCATATGATTTGATATCGTGTTAATTATCTCCTATATAGTTGTGCTACTTCTTGTTCTGGTATCGTGCAAAACTCCTTGAGTTTAGCAGCAGTTTAAAGCAGCTTAGGTGatttgaaatgaataaatcttttttagttaatttcAAGATAAACTTTGTTGTCTTTCCATgaataaatcaataataatgTCCTATAGCTTCACTTCACATTCACACGAATGAACATGTTACACTTCTCATGCACCCAGATCCCGGCAATTCTCATGTATGAAAAGTATGCTGTGAGTTTACTAATGCCTTTGCCCTTGTTGCAACATACCcacttttatatttatgtcTCTTAAAATCTAATAATACCCAGGTTCTCCAAAGTGCATCAGGCATGTACAGAAACTTAAACTCACTAGCAATGCAAATAACAAGAAGAGGTGGCCTTCTCATGACTTGTTCCTGTTCAGGAGCTATGACCCAAAGTGGGATGTTCTTGCGTACTCTTCAGGCAAGTATTTTCTGTAACTTGTACTGTCCCTACCAGTATAAACCATCCTAACAATGCCTCCAATAGATTATATAGAGAAATTGTTATTGAGAAAATTGGTTTGAGTTGTTACTAGTAGCATCGTTATCATGGTGCATATCGTTATCATTACACAAGAAAGTTGCATACAAATTAGTCCAATTAAGTGGCCAGTTCAAAGGAAAACCCATCATTCCAACCCAGCAGCTAAAGGCGTCTTCTTCTCTATCTCGCTAGGTAATTGTTACAAGAATAGTTAGTTGCTATGAAATTTAGCTAATATGAAAGGAATTAAGAGGAAGGGCAGGAATCCTGTAGTTTTGTTCTATGAAGCATTTAAGCAAGAACTAGTTTTCATACACTTCCTTTTGTTTCAGTTGATCACCAACATAGAACCATGATCAATCAAAAAAAAGTGTTCAAATGTATAAGTTTGCTTTTGAAAACAGAGCTCTTAAATTCCAAGTTTTACTTGacctatttttctttgaaatcaGGGTGCTGCATCGATGGCAGGGAGAAAAATCACAGTCCTAAGACAGAGTGGAGCAGCTTGTGATCATCCTATTGATCCATCCTACCCAGAGGGTGCATACCTTTCAAATATCCTGCTTCGCATACTGTGACATTACAATTTTCATAGAAATATAAAGCATTGGAGGAATCTGTTTTCTTAGCTGATGAAAATTCTTGTACTTGTATTGAGCTGTTGCTGAAATTATACATAGAATTTACTGATGCCAAGCTGTTTCACAATTCAAATTACATGGTACTATAATATTTGCCAATCCCAAATTATATATTAGccatttataatattaacacAAAATTACATCAACCATTCTGATGAGGTTTCCAGTCTTGCTTAGTGCCCTCCAGGATTTCTGTTCCATGACAAATAAGATGGGTCTCCAAGTCGCCTGAAATGGTAAGTGGTACAACACATCAGTTGCAACAAACCAAtataataattcataaaaaggTACAACCCTATGTCCAGtaaattatatacatatagaGATAAGTAGAGGTTTCTTCTGCAGATAACAATAGATCTAACCCCTTCACCCCACCCCACCCCCCACCCAACCCTCATCCAAGAAAAAAGGTAGCAGGCATACCATCTATAAAACTAGAATCATTAGATTGATGTAACCTACTTTCTGCAGTCACAAAGGCCAAGACACTGGTAACCAGAcagaaatccaagaaaaaaCTGAACACTTGAGATATTCACCCCTTCACGCAACAAGGAGCCAAATTAGCCCATGCCTAAATGATTCACAACTAAATGTGGGTAGAAGTCATGGGGTTAAAAGGTAATTTTCCTTAACACCAGCTGATTTATCCTCATCTAACCTCTATGTGTAGTCTAAGACAGCAGaatgtgaaattttgatttgccTAATTAGATTTCCCCCATCACAAGTTGGTAAACATAACAGCAACCTTGCCATAGTATGTGAAAGCTTAGTTTAGATACCCTGTTTGAGGCTGTGTAGCATGAACACAATGAAAGTAATGAGAGTTTACCTTGGCTTGACCAGATACACAACAGTGAAAGACAAAGCCAAAAAGAAGCACAGCCCACCAACAGTGAGATAAGCAATGCCAAGAAAGTCGTTTTTTCCACCAAGCCAGCTAGTAGTCGAAAGAACAAGTTTCTTCTTGCCATTAAAACTATATGTGTTGTAATTGTTCTCCAACGTAACCTGTATGAGTTCATTCGGTTGGAGATCCCGTTCTATCTTCCCATACAACTTCCTAAAAGTTGGCAGAGCAGCAGTTCGCATCCAAACAATAAGATCTTCCTGCTCACTCAACtgtcatataaataatatgttaGCCAGTAGTTTAATATTTAAAGGGAATTTCAAAGAGTAAACAAAGGCTCCTTCAATGAAAAAGTACAGGCTCCTAGAGATTTTAATGTTTGCAACAGAAGCCTTTTAAAGAGGGTTTCATTAACGAATGAAtacatttattttgaaacaatatTAATAATGCCAGAATTATTTGCTTTCCTAGTGCACACAAATGCCCAGGTGATGGAGAtcattgtatatatttttaggAACACTTGCTTGAAACACAAATTCAGGAAAGAGTATCTTGGTTATTTGTGCATATATTGTAGGccttcatttaatttattttcacgGGCTTAATTTATAGTCTATGAAGCACATATAAATAGGTTTTTGACAAACTTTTGAGGtatcttttaataattgaGATATTGAGAATTGTGGCatacaaatatgaaaaacTGAGTCCCAACCACACCATGCCCCACCTGTCTGCTATGCATCCAGAATTCTTAAAACTAATTTGCCAATTTTGACGTTTCACAACCAAACTCAGAATAGGCATTTTGGGTGAAAGCATGACATGCAGAATATCAGAGGTGAGGGGAGAGAGGAAGACAACATGCCAAATAGAGGACCGtaaaggagagaaagagatgCAGGAAGAGAAACAGAGAAGAGAAGGTTGACTGCCTGGGTCCCCAAACCCCCCACCCTTCCTTGGGCTCCAGCTTTGAAAGGGGCTAGATTTGGCTCATTGCGGGCGGGCCAAGAGAgaataacataaaagaaaaagggaaaaagaatgacacaaaaaagataaaaaaaagagacagTAAACAAATGTTAAAAGGAATAAGGaaatataaaaaggaaaaaagagaaaattaaatgtttagtTAACATAAGGTAGTATAACAATATTATAGAATAACAAATTATAATGatcattaataattaattatataaagaaGATCAATgctgaaatcaatttgaaaattttgtatatGTTTTATTCTCATATCATAAATGCAATATACATATTACTAAATTATATGTTTAgttttttaagaaatatattttttaaattacttgaattgctattttttaataatgttaatataaattacataaaatttataataaaatataaattttatgattcaccaataattgtttttaaaatcgTGTCTTTATCGATTGATTTATTTCCATTCACAATGCCACCTCCAAGCAAAGTTATGTACATAGAGATAAATGAATATTTGAAACCCACATGAAAGActgatttaaaaattaatgataatgtTTCTTAAGGAAAAAATTTTGTACCCATAACAACATGCAAGGTTTCTTACTGGTCACTAGTGAGACTTGAGATCCGGGATTTTGACAATTGAAAGTTCATAGTATTTCCTGAGTGCTTGTTTTGAGACTAGGTTCTACATCACTAGTTGCCTGAGAAACTATATTGtgcaggaaaaaaaaaaaagaaaaacagaaggtAAAACTGAATAACAGATGAGAAGTGGTGAAAGCTTACAGGGACAGATGAATTAAGATGTTTGCCACCTATAAAACTTCCGTTCTGAAAATTCTTAGGAAACACATTTTTCCCAAACTTACTGTCCCTATCACTCTTCCATGAGAtgcccttcttgttcactgcCAATTGCTGGTTGTTGAGGGAGAAATTGAAGGTATCGTTAAATAAACTCCAAGCTATAAGACCACAGGGAACAATCGGCTTCCCATCAGCAGTATTATCTTCAGGCTTACAAGAATCAACATCATCCTGactgttattatttttcagcTGTGAATCACTTCGGCTCTTCACATACCTGAGATATGAAAAGCCATCACCAATCTTGATGccacaaaaaacaaaatcataaataTGTGCAT contains:
- the LOC18594966 gene encoding ribosomal RNA large subunit methyltransferase I isoform X4, which gives rise to MRQLQARLIKSLSFSRLPPPAPSSSSSTSILQRVASSQPKGVAKVVLKKGKTQLFKNGSPMVYSRAVDRIIGRPPPKTGDIVLVADGTETPIGWGLYNSVSMFCVRLMQLEEEATRDPSCALDMEKLLETRINAAIELRRGLGLPSATTNAYRLVNSEGDRLSGLIVDVFGDLAVVASSAAWVEKYKSQVEACISSIDEINHIHWRPSIEILKEEGMDASDLKELHPSTCPQRTKVLENGISYSISLEGQKTGFYADQRENRKFLSTISHGRKVLDICCYGGGFALNAAKGGATSITGSPKCIRHVQKLKLTSNANNKKRWPSHDLFLFRSYDPKWDVLAYSSGCCIDGREKNHSPKTEWSSL
- the LOC18594966 gene encoding ribosomal RNA large subunit methyltransferase I isoform X1; this encodes MRQLQARLIKSLSFSRLPPPAPSSSSSTSILQRVASSQPKGVAKVVLKKGKTQLFKNGSPMVYSRAVDRIIGRPPPKTGDIVLVADGTETPIGWGLYNSVSMFCVRLMQLEEEATRDPSCALDMEKLLETRINAAIELRRGLGLPSATTNAYRLVNSEGDRLSGLIVDVFGDLAVVASSAAWVEKYKSQVEACISSIDEINHIHWRPSIEILKEEGMDASDLKELHPSTCPQRTKVLENGISYSISLEGQKTGFYADQRENRKFLSTISHGRKVLDICCYGGGFALNAAKGGATSITGVDTSLPALEIARENIALNYLDPEKISFLREDANEFMKGALSRNESWDIVIIDPPKLAPSRKVLQSASGMYRNLNSLAMQITRRGGLLMTCSCSGAMTQSGMFLRTLQGAASMAGRKITVLRQSGAACDHPIDPSYPEGAYLSNILLRIL
- the LOC18594966 gene encoding ribosomal RNA large subunit methyltransferase I isoform X2, with amino-acid sequence MGFFRYTRVAKVVLKKGKTQLFKNGSPMVYSRAVDRIIGRPPPKTGDIVLVADGTETPIGWGLYNSVSMFCVRLMQLEEEATRDPSCALDMEKLLETRINAAIELRRGLGLPSATTNAYRLVNSEGDRLSGLIVDVFGDLAVVASSAAWVEKYKSQVEACISSIDEINHIHWRPSIEILKEEGMDASDLKELHPSTCPQRTKVLENGISYSISLEGQKTGFYADQRENRKFLSTISHGRKVLDICCYGGGFALNAAKGGATSITGVDTSLPALEIARENIALNYLDPEKISFLREDANEFMKGALSRNESWDIVIIDPPKLAPSRKVLQSASGMYRNLNSLAMQITRRGGLLMTCSCSGAMTQSGMFLRTLQGAASMAGRKITVLRQSGAACDHPIDPSYPEGAYLSNILLRIL
- the LOC18594966 gene encoding ribosomal RNA large subunit methyltransferase I isoform X3, with protein sequence MVYSRAVDRIIGRPPPKTGDIVLVADGTETPIGWGLYNSVSMFCVRLMQLEEEATRDPSCALDMEKLLETRINAAIELRRGLGLPSATTNAYRLVNSEGDRLSGLIVDVFGDLAVVASSAAWVEKYKSQVEACISSIDEINHIHWRPSIEILKEEGMDASDLKELHPSTCPQRTKVLENGISYSISLEGQKTGFYADQRENRKFLSTISHGRKVLDICCYGGGFALNAAKGGATSITGVDTSLPALEIARENIALNYLDPEKISFLREDANEFMKGALSRNESWDIVIIDPPKLAPSRKVLQSASGMYRNLNSLAMQITRRGGLLMTCSCSGAMTQSGMFLRTLQGAASMAGRKITVLRQSGAACDHPIDPSYPEGAYLSNILLRIL